One part of the Desulfonema ishimotonii genome encodes these proteins:
- a CDS encoding STAS domain-containing protein: MRLLEDEKHGDIRILRMLEDRLDAAISEKFKAEMGRHIDENPPVIVLNLAKIKFMDSSGLGAIISGRKKMGPDTDLVLCCMGEMVTKLFRLTRMHRVFKMYATEDEAIAALSE, encoded by the coding sequence ATGCGACTGTTAGAAGATGAAAAACATGGGGATATACGGATACTGCGGATGCTGGAAGACCGGCTGGATGCGGCCATATCGGAAAAATTCAAGGCGGAAATGGGTCGCCATATTGATGAAAACCCGCCCGTCATTGTGCTGAATCTCGCCAAAATCAAATTCATGGACAGCAGTGGCCTGGGGGCCATTATCTCCGGCCGGAAAAAAATGGGGCCCGACACCGACCTGGTGCTGTGCTGCATGGGAGAAATGGTGACCAAGCTCTTCAGGCTGACACGGATGCACCGGGTTTTCAAGATGTATGCGACCGAAGACGAAGCCATCGCAGCCCTGTCTGAGTGA
- a CDS encoding glycoside hydrolase family 2 protein, whose protein sequence is MRPKTKPSQPCLSDCPVCSVSAHKRVPVLLRRLTLICLLSGITIACAGAPASLFCPASRTISLNGRWQISTKTLSPAGSYLPTADDSAWDTVPVPSNWYLTHGEHSGAVWYRTRFTGERRWKQQLVQLLFSGVDYTADVWLNGQYLGFHEGYFGPFSFIITDHIIPGAENILAVRVNSPREEPGKDWSLRKRLIKGIFSHHDTRPGGAWSPRGQEKNTGGIWGPVCLRISDRFAINGLEIRPNVTPETRTAAPRITVKIICPDIPEGTAVRVPFRLAISPHNFMPSPGQDRSFRITGTRWLTRGENRLVFDLPAQEVRLWDAWDYGRPDLYCATFTLGKGEKIRDSRQTVFGFRKIECDPDTLVWKLNGRRIFLRGTNYISDQWLSRMTREKYAFDLTLMKRAHINAVRVHAHVEGETFYRLCDEMGLLVWQDFPLQWGYADSPAVIRTVKQQAAEMVEMLFNHPSVIAWCGHNEPPWEADWMRHKYPDYDPRQNRVLDRILYATLKAADPTRYVRKASVSEEHPWLGWYSGTWQDYNRPATCPLITEFGAQALPGIETLKQIFAPDTLWPDTEEKWRKWSYHNFQRRETFEIAGVKMGSTVHEFIRNTQDYQARLIQCAAESYRRQRFRPVTGIFQFMFTENWPSVNWGVADHLRRPKPGYYALQKAYQPVLPSIECRKAVWQPGEIFTARIWLINDRHSAVEGATLAYRLNHRAATLHQGQLPGDIAPDSATPVATLRWPGLTDGQFRLELDLRDRRGHIIAQNDYLFQVSADSH, encoded by the coding sequence ATGCGACCGAAGACGAAGCCATCGCAGCCCTGTCTGAGTGACTGCCCGGTGTGCAGCGTATCCGCCCATAAGCGTGTACCGGTTTTGTTGCGTCGTCTCACACTGATCTGTCTGCTTTCGGGAATCACCATCGCATGTGCAGGCGCACCGGCGTCCCTCTTCTGTCCGGCTTCCCGCACCATCTCCCTGAATGGCCGGTGGCAGATCAGCACGAAAACGCTCTCTCCGGCGGGCAGCTACCTGCCGACTGCCGACGATTCGGCATGGGACACAGTTCCCGTACCGTCCAACTGGTACCTGACCCACGGTGAGCATTCCGGGGCCGTCTGGTACCGGACCCGCTTTACAGGGGAACGCCGATGGAAACAGCAACTGGTACAGCTTCTCTTCAGCGGCGTCGATTACACCGCCGATGTCTGGCTGAACGGCCAGTACCTGGGATTCCACGAGGGATATTTCGGGCCGTTCTCCTTTATCATCACAGACCATATCATCCCCGGCGCTGAAAATATCCTGGCGGTCCGGGTCAACAGCCCCCGTGAAGAGCCGGGAAAGGACTGGAGTCTGAGAAAGCGCCTGATCAAAGGCATCTTCAGTCACCACGACACCCGCCCCGGCGGGGCCTGGTCGCCCAGGGGGCAGGAAAAAAATACCGGTGGCATCTGGGGTCCGGTCTGTCTGAGAATTTCAGACCGGTTCGCGATAAACGGGCTGGAAATCCGCCCCAACGTCACCCCGGAGACCCGTACCGCAGCGCCCCGCATCACGGTCAAAATCATCTGCCCGGATATTCCCGAAGGCACCGCCGTCCGGGTTCCCTTCCGTCTGGCCATCTCCCCGCACAATTTTATGCCGTCCCCCGGCCAGGACAGGTCCTTTCGCATCACCGGAACCCGGTGGCTGACCCGGGGGGAAAACCGCCTAGTCTTCGACCTGCCCGCACAGGAAGTCCGGCTATGGGATGCGTGGGATTACGGCAGGCCGGATCTCTATTGTGCGACATTCACCCTCGGGAAGGGGGAAAAAATCCGGGACAGCCGCCAGACGGTCTTCGGGTTCCGCAAGATCGAATGTGACCCGGACACCCTGGTCTGGAAACTGAACGGCCGCCGCATTTTTCTGAGGGGCACGAACTACATTTCGGACCAGTGGCTCAGCCGGATGACACGGGAGAAGTACGCCTTTGACCTCACCCTGATGAAGCGCGCCCACATCAACGCCGTCCGGGTCCACGCCCATGTCGAAGGGGAGACCTTCTACCGGCTCTGCGATGAGATGGGGCTGCTGGTATGGCAGGATTTCCCCCTGCAATGGGGATATGCGGACAGCCCGGCAGTGATCCGCACCGTGAAACAGCAGGCAGCCGAGATGGTGGAGATGCTCTTCAATCACCCGTCGGTGATTGCCTGGTGCGGCCATAACGAGCCGCCCTGGGAGGCGGACTGGATGCGCCATAAATACCCGGACTATGATCCCCGCCAGAACAGGGTGCTGGACAGAATCCTCTATGCCACCCTGAAAGCGGCCGATCCCACCCGCTATGTCCGCAAGGCGTCGGTTTCGGAGGAGCATCCGTGGCTGGGCTGGTATTCGGGAACCTGGCAGGACTACAACAGGCCCGCCACCTGCCCGCTGATTACGGAGTTCGGGGCCCAGGCCCTGCCCGGCATCGAAACCCTGAAACAGATATTCGCCCCGGACACACTCTGGCCGGATACGGAGGAAAAATGGCGGAAATGGTCGTATCATAATTTCCAGAGACGGGAAACCTTTGAGATTGCCGGGGTAAAGATGGGCAGCACGGTCCATGAGTTTATCCGCAACACCCAGGACTATCAGGCCCGGCTGATTCAGTGCGCTGCGGAATCCTACCGCAGGCAGCGCTTCCGGCCGGTTACCGGTATCTTCCAGTTCATGTTCACGGAAAACTGGCCATCGGTAAACTGGGGGGTTGCAGACCACCTGCGCCGCCCCAAACCCGGCTATTACGCCCTGCAAAAGGCCTATCAGCCGGTACTGCCCAGCATTGAATGCCGAAAAGCAGTGTGGCAGCCCGGCGAGATATTTACGGCCCGAATATGGCTGATCAACGACCGGCATTCGGCGGTTGAGGGCGCGACGCTGGCCTACCGGCTGAACCACCGGGCCGCGACACTGCATCAGGGGCAGTTGCCCGGCGACATCGCTCCGGACAGCGCCACCCCGGTTGCCACCCTCCGCTGGCCCGGCCTGACCGACGGACAATTCAGGCTGGAGCTGGATCTCAGAGACCGCCGGGGCCATATTATCGCTCAGAATGACTACCTTTTTCAGGTGAGCGCTGATTCTCACTGA
- a CDS encoding ATP-binding protein, giving the protein MATKTIKLTIDSSLKNVYLIDMIIETLCTLVPLSDDQSFWVKLCVVEAVNNSIIHAYRSQPGQDVEVIFSLNGNRMTIQVCDSGKAMKDVVLKTGPGTGPEDTDDMNAKGRGLAIIREMMDEVRYGTENGRNCLTMTKVLAENR; this is encoded by the coding sequence GTGGCAACAAAGACCATTAAACTGACGATAGATAGCAGCTTAAAAAACGTTTATCTTATTGATATGATAATTGAAACCCTATGCACGCTGGTTCCGCTGTCGGATGATCAGTCCTTCTGGGTAAAACTCTGCGTTGTCGAGGCGGTCAACAACAGCATTATCCACGCTTACAGGAGCCAGCCGGGGCAGGATGTCGAGGTCATCTTCAGCCTTAACGGAAACCGGATGACCATTCAGGTCTGCGACAGTGGAAAGGCCATGAAGGATGTGGTTCTGAAAACCGGACCCGGAACAGGGCCGGAGGATACGGACGATATGAACGCAAAGGGGCGCGGCCTGGCGATTATCAGGGAAATGATGGACGAGGTTCGGTATGGCACCGAAAACGGCAGGAATTGTCTTACAATGACAAAAGTGTTGGCTGAAAACCGGTAA
- a CDS encoding PP2C family protein-serine/threonine phosphatase yields MGKNFRKQDDIPRKEVVLIADDDRIMRSLLEYRLRKNGFEVISAMNGLQVLEYMSAQVGAVLLDLHMPGPDGITCLRRIRERFEDVSPIMITASDDISDAVEAMKYGAFDYLVKPVNPQKLVVLVRKALDHRYQTRRLREVEAQLSRAREHEIEIAWKIQKTLLMGRPPRNIPGLHIAQITIPSQKVDGDFLDFFELTEDSLDIVVGDVMGKGIAPALLGAAIKNHFLRVLNRLISRKIPEPANIVSCLHEMMIEQMEAIETFVTLCYARIDLKNSVIRFVDCGHVRTLHYHRITRAVSLLEGVNVPLGLPESEPFRQMAVAFAPGDFFFFYSDGLTEARNPFDELYGETRLISFIEKYGYLTPEELIAGILNDVTHFTRSESFDDDFTCLVAAIEDTN; encoded by the coding sequence ATGGGAAAAAATTTCAGAAAACAGGACGATATCCCCCGAAAGGAAGTTGTGCTGATCGCAGATGACGACCGGATCATGCGGTCTCTGCTGGAATATCGTCTGAGAAAAAACGGGTTTGAGGTGATTTCGGCCATGAACGGCCTGCAGGTTCTTGAATATATGTCCGCCCAGGTCGGGGCGGTGCTGCTGGATCTGCACATGCCGGGGCCTGACGGCATCACCTGCCTGCGGCGGATTCGCGAAAGATTTGAAGATGTTTCCCCCATAATGATTACGGCCAGTGATGACATTTCAGATGCCGTGGAGGCCATGAAATACGGGGCATTCGATTATCTGGTCAAGCCGGTGAACCCGCAGAAACTCGTCGTTCTGGTCCGGAAAGCCCTGGATCACCGGTATCAGACCCGGCGGCTCCGGGAGGTGGAGGCCCAGCTGTCCCGCGCCCGCGAACATGAAATTGAGATCGCCTGGAAGATACAGAAAACCCTTCTGATGGGAAGGCCCCCGCGCAATATACCGGGGCTTCACATTGCCCAGATCACCATTCCCTCCCAGAAAGTGGACGGCGATTTTCTGGATTTTTTTGAGCTAACAGAGGATTCACTCGATATAGTCGTCGGCGACGTGATGGGCAAAGGCATTGCCCCGGCGCTTTTAGGTGCGGCTATCAAAAATCATTTCCTCCGCGTCCTGAATCGGCTGATTTCAAGAAAAATTCCAGAACCAGCAAACATTGTCTCCTGCCTTCACGAAATGATGATCGAACAGATGGAGGCGATAGAGACCTTTGTCACCCTGTGCTATGCGCGCATTGACCTGAAAAATTCGGTCATCCGCTTTGTGGACTGCGGTCATGTGAGAACCCTCCATTACCACAGGATAACACGGGCTGTCAGCCTGCTGGAGGGCGTCAATGTGCCTCTGGGCCTGCCGGAATCCGAACCGTTCCGGCAGATGGCCGTGGCCTTCGCCCCCGGCGATTTCTTCTTTTTTTACTCGGACGGTCTGACCGAAGCCCGGAACCCGTTCGACGAACTATACGGTGAGACACGTCTGATATCCTTTATCGAAAAATACGGATACCTGACGCCTGAAGAGCTTATCGCCGGTATTCTGAACGATGTAACGCACTTTACCCGATCCGAATCATTTGATGACGATTTCACATGTCTCGTTGCGGCGATTGAAGATACAAATTAA